Part of the Sorghum bicolor cultivar BTx623 chromosome 1, Sorghum_bicolor_NCBIv3, whole genome shotgun sequence genome, TAAATGATATAAAATTGTCTCTATATTTTTTGAAACGCAAAATGATATTACTTGATAATGTATCTATACTGTTAGACATGTAACATAAATGTATCTACTCGGACGTCTCTATACTTCTTAATACACAATCGTCAAAACAAAACGTGACTACATTAGTACATACGTAATATAAATGTGTCTGTCAGAATGTCTCTGCACTTCTTAACACACAATAAAAAATTGTTACATAACATGACTATATTAGTACACACATAATATAAATGTATCTATGAGAACGTCTCTACAATTCTGAGCACATAACGAAGCGTTACTATATAACGTAGCTACATAAATAGATACGTTATACAAAAGTATCTATAAAAGTATATCAATATGTGTAGGCATGCTATTAACGTCTCTACAAAATGTATATTTATCACCTTGACACGCTTAAGAAACTCGTCTCTATAAAGTCCTGACACGGTCCATGCGAAGACGCTTCTAACACGGTTTATAAAAACGTGTCTATAATCTTGTAGAGACGAAATAAATCGTGTCTAACATATAAATAAAGCGTCACTACAGGGGGTATTTCTAGTAGTGTAATACTTAAATCgttgttgacatttactactgtcatcactaaaaatagagataaaccctactccTAGTAACAACACCAAAAATGCACGGTatataattaacttgtcaaTTAGCAACTAGCCACTTCCTTAATTATTAATATTCCTATACATAAAGTAGGTTATCATCtctaattatattgctaggaatttaTAGATTCATATGTACTATTGTGACTAGGcagaaataaaagatatgaatataatCGTAAACTAAATAGGTTCTGCAAGTGGACACataattataccgttgtagcattttacctagggaagtatccaggttgtcgatttatatttataccactggaCATGCTAAGGGTTAAACTatatctattatattgataagaatgAATAAATGAAATTACCTAAGTCAtataatctactcataacagacagtggtcacaagataaataatgataaataatagtgatagcataatcatcaagtatcatgaataaggataatcatcagagcatctactagtcataataatagttagccaatggataaactagtgatagcataatcatcaagtatcatgaATAATAATACTAcgccaatgaataactctaattagtgcaattacatctagaaatcattgttaagttaaccctatatcataattacatgtaaagaggcatcaattaatgagggttttaagacacaaccgtcacctccttcatgaccgcgcccatgctagccctacgaacagagggtggactacagaggaaccaacgcagctgtcacctacgcagactaccacacgacccggcacgTCAGGGGGCACTCGcagacaaacaagatatctagacaccacgtctacatattgtctatcatctacccaatgatcgattaggtaaacgatatacgagcaattacatgaattcaacaagatcaaaccaactattctagacatataatcaaagtagataatgactaatgtaattaagaacatatgaatctattaaaaataaagtctccctaatatacaatgaaatactataaattagaactagaactattacCGAACTCTTGCGCTCCAGACCAACGCCAGGGGCTTcagatcccgatgaagaactagatgtcctctacttctaatctaactaactagaactatgaactagaaagCTCTTAATGAACTTGAAGTcacttgatgcttgatggcttgaggccttgatgaataatgaggtTTGTCTCTAGGGGGGTCTGCCCATGTATTTATAGTCTGGCGGGAGTCGTGcgcgccgtcggatcaaactgacttaaccaagggccgaggtgactcctcaaaggtggtggaggaagcttccggaaGGGGGGCACCAAACCCTAGAGCAGGGGGCTGGCCGGCGCTAGGGTAGGGCCGGCCTGCCCCACGTGGCAGCCGCTGGCTCCCCCCTCGCGTCGGGTGTCTTCCAGAGTATTTCTGAATCCTCTTGCGCTGTTTCTCGTGGTGGATACATTTCCGTGTTTGATTTGCATTAGAGTCCCTCTTTTGCAGCTTTCCTGAAATTTAAcctgaaaatacagaatatacaaaactcgtggaaattgttagtttaaaccctatactagtgtgtattcatgatctccttcaggtttaaagttataataaaagttgacgttatcgaccgtcaacaaccgtatatttatgatgtcgacatccaatcgtgTATTATCCAATAgggttgacattatccgtattcgaatctaaATCCGGccagaaatataaaaacaaatgtaATATTcatgatatccgtccgtattcGATCCGTTTTTCATCCCTATTGATGATACAATTCTCTTTATAGAACATAATCTAGAGCAAGACCGAAACACAAAGTTATTACTTATTTTTTTGAGCAAGCATCATGTCTTATTTTTTTCATAAGCGAAGTGTATTTCTTTGGCGAGGCCCAAGAAATAGACAACCAATATATTGAGATTTTTGGATGTAAATCTAGAGATTTTCCTATTTTATGTTTAGGGATCTCTATTCATTTTAGAAAGCTGAGGGATCTTTATTCAAAAAAGGTGAAAGAACATTTGGAGATGATGTTTGAGCAATTGGAAACAAATTAACTCAAAGTTGAGCAGTTTACCATTGTACATGATGTCCTTTTTTGCAATTCCAAGAGGGTTGCTGAAGAAATAAATATTTAGGCTCTAAGACATTATCTCAAACTTATAAGAGAAATGCGGACTCACATTTTTTGGCTGGACTTATGAAGATGAAATAGGATTTTTTTTGGGTTTTGGATCCTTCATAAACGAAAATGGATCACTAGTGAGATTCTGAAAAGATAAGTGGTCTGAAAACTCACCTCTAAGGGAGCAATATCCTGGCTCATACAAACTCACTCGCACAAGCAAAATATGATAGCCATGGTCTTTAGTACATCAccggtaaaaatttcatagagACGTTAGTAGCCTGAAATGAACTACTTCCTCGTGTTGCTAATATCTTGCTTACACAAAAGCGTGACGTTTTCCGCTAGAATAATTTGGACCCAAAAGGGAGAGTCCTCGGTGGAACATTATTTAGCTCTGATTTGTATGGATGTTACCAACTTAAACAAAATTATTTGGATGTTGAAGACTCTATTAAAAAAACTTTGGTATCTCCATAGAGGAGTGATTCTAACAAAGGATAACTTAGCAAAATGTAATTGGCATGGCAGCAAAAAGTattgtttttgcaaaaaaaaaacagaatgcCGTTTTGTCGGTGTGATTTGTGGGTGCATAAACATTGCACTATGTCTTCCTCAACCTCATAGTTTAATTTTTCTCATAGGTTTGGGAGTTGGCTTTAGGCGTATGGAAGGATTTTAAAACCTTTAGTTCTGCTGGTGGCGGCAGCTACTTGTTGGTCATTTTGGTTATGAGAAATGATTTggtgtttgaaaaaaaaaacattcttATTCTCCTGTGCTAGTAGTATCTTTGGTTACCCATTGGCTCCGTACACACTAGTGAAGGGTAGTGGATGCGAACTTGCTATGGCCACCCACTACTAGATCTAGGGAAATTCCTTACAGCCGAAACTGTTAGGAATGGGTACAACCATCAGGAACAGCTCGACAGGAAAAGTAGGTTTCTCCTAACGGTTGGCTGATACCGTCCGGGATAATGAACCGACATGAGTCAGTATCCATTTCCTGTCGCCTAAACCGTCTGAAAAAGTTCGACAGGAGTTAGTTTTGTAGTTTCTGACGCAAACCCCAACAGTAATGGTGGCATCATCTAGAAAGGATCGGTCAGGGCAATCCCAATGGTAGAAACCAAGTAGTTTCTATAGCATTGGACTTTGTATCAAAGAAACCAACCATCTCAATGCAAGATTTGCTTTTAGCGTTCTCATTAAATTATTGGCCAATCGTTGTTGTGTTCCCCTCTCTCACATCCGGGATTGTATGTGCAGAAACCACACGGAGACAACAGCTGTGGGTGGatgtaaaataaaaatttgCAATGATTTGCTGTGACATCGTCCTCAACTCCTTGCCAGAATGACCTATTGCTctctatctctctaatctcCTCACATTGCTTCCTGTGTCCTCTTTCTTCCTCTCTCGAATCCCACGTTCCCACCTCCAaattcaagaacaaggagcTGCAATTTTTGGCTAGATCAGAAATCTCCGCTTGCATTGCTTTGTCTGCACTCGTAGCCTAGCAGCGAGTGGCTAGCATCGAGCGGCCGCACGGAGAGTCAGCGTCCAGCCAGCGCGGCCGCGCGCGTGAAGGTCCTCGGCGGATTTTCTCGGGCTGCATCGCACCGGATCCGGTGGAGCGCCTTGGATTGCGGTCGTTTCTTCCCAACGGGTTTTCTCCGATTTCTTCACGTCTCGATACGAGTGAAGACGTCGTTCCTTGCTGTGGAAACGATTTCTTCAATTTTGCTTCTCTTTCTTCATTGAATAGGCTGTCATATCagcattttgcttatgtggcaactCATTTAATAGGAATAGAAACCACCATTAATGTCCTATTAGACTGCCCTCACACAACCATCCTTTGTTCcataaatatatttaataaatTATACATTATTCTAGCATATGCATTAGCCATCATAAAAAAATTTACTCACTGGTTTCAGACTGGTACAGAAGTTCAAACTGCATAACATATAAAATTTCATGCTAGTTCAAGAGTTTACACAACAATTCTAGCTCATATGTAGGTTCAGAACTGCATACCAACTAAATAACAGATGTCTTTTCACCCTctatgtaatatatatatatatatatatatatacacttggTTTCTAATAACTACACAAAAGAGGTTAATTTCCTGAAGTTTCATCAAATACACTCCAACATAAAATGGAGAGCCCTTTTTAATGCAAAAAAGAGGTTTTACTATCCCTTTACCACCGCGGTCTACATGGAGGCCCCTGGGGGGCGGCGGTGAAGGGGTGGCTAGACACTGAAGGGCCTAGAGCTAGTGGCACGGGGGAGGAGAGTCAAGAGGTTGCGGCGGCATGGGGCAGCAAATCTGGGCCACCAGGCGTAACTGGGATAAGCTTTGGGTAGACAAGTACGTAGATATTGTGGTAGGTGTGGAATCTTTTTGGCATAAGACCCATGGAACAGTAGCGTATAGTGCACGCACCCAAGCACAAAGATTTGATTTCACCCGAGGCGAGGGAAGGCCTTTAGAGTGAATTTCCTGTTGTTTATAATTACCACCGGCCGTCAGAAGTTATTTATCATTCGTGTCGGTTGTAAGTAACTGATAGGCATATTGTAGGGTACTCCTGTTGGTTTTCTAAGACCATCAGGATTAATAGTAATTCTTGTCGGGTTTTAATAAACCATCAGGAATTATTCAAGCTGACAGGAATTTTTCTTTCTCTTGTAGTGACCTCTTGGTCTTGGTCTTGCACAAATGTATTTATATATCATGTGGATGCTTTAAGTTTTTCTTGCAGTGCAAAAACAAGAAGATAGAATGCAGTGGCAGTGCCAGCAGGCAACACCGCTACAGACAATACCCAGTGAAACCAACCAGTACTAATTAGTTCCCCCTTGATTTACCTACACGCTCCTCCACTGCCTTCTTACATAAAGTATGTTCGCTTAATTTaaaagtcatgactaaaagtattgttcgttaatttattgtaagagaaaaacactattgaATGGCTGATAAATTCAACAGATAATCTCAAGTGAACGGGCTAGACTATCCCCGGAAGCATACTTCACAAGCTCTAGTTATTGCGGCATCGCAATAAGTGGCACAAGAGTCACTAGAGTGCCAGCAGTTTCTTTATTTGTTTGGTTTAGGCCACATACTTTTTTACAGAGGTTTGTAATTTTTATATCACTTGATATAATAATTGTGAATTAATAAAATATTTCTATTCGAAAAAGGTAGATTTAGGCTGGCATTGCGAAGGAATGAGCGGAGGGGACGCAGGCAGACGAACAAAAGTGGACAATAAAGCTATTTTCTTTACAACCCACCCAAACAAGATCTTGTTTGATCCGGCCCAAAAAACTTACAGGCCTGTAATTTACACTGGTTTAGGCCTCGGAAGCGGCCTTCCAACCAAACCCACGGCCACGGTACAACACCCAAATGCAACGAAGTTATTAGGTATCTGATTGATCACCGCGATCAACTGAATCGTGAACCACTAATTAACCAAGGGCCTGCACACGCACAGTAGTGGTTGATCGATCACCTGGACTTGTGATCAATGGCCTCCTCCCATGGAGACGGACCGGAAGCTGGTCTTGGGCTGCTTTGGCAGCATGATGATCCCTGCAACGGCAGCGGTGAAGGCGAAGCCAGCGGCAGCCCCGAACGCCGGGATGTTGCCCTTGCCGAACAGCTCGTCCCACGGCCCAGAGCCGACGGCGATGATCATCTGAGGCAGCACGATGGAGATGTTGAGGACACCCGTGCACAGCCCTgcaggtgtttttttttttttgttttttcatcATCAGCAGGCACAACAGTCGACAGGCACTGGAGAGTAAGAACTAAGAAGACGAGATCAGCTAGCTCACCCTGCCCGCCGCCCTTGGTCGCCGCCAGCTGTGCCGTCACGGCGAAAGGAACGCTGCATAGGACGGCGAAGGGAAAGCCGAGGAAGACGAAGATGGCAAGCGCGGTGCCCTTGAGGCCCTTATCGACCGCGGCGGCATCCTGGACGTTGCCACCGATGTCGCCGAGCGCCCAGGAGCTGAGGACGGTGACCATGGCCATGGCGACACAGACGAGGAAGCTGCTAATCACCCACACCACCTTGGCGGTGAGCTTGCGGCACATGGGCTCGATGAGGAAGGAGCTGACGCCGAGGACGATGGAGTTGAGGAGCAGGCCGAAGGCGCCCTGGCGGACGCCCTCCTGGTAGTTGGCCACCTCCGTGGGGCTCCCGTCAGGCTTGCCGTGGTACATCTCGCGGCCCATCCAGTCGGTGTCGAAGAGGATGAAGGGGAACCACGAGAGCCAGGTGAGGCCGGTGACGATGAGCACCTGCGGCATTCCCGGGGGCAGGTTCTTCATGCCCTTGAACACGGCGAACGGGCCCGACGGCTCCCCGTCCTCGCCCTGCTTCGCCGCCGCCGGGTCCAGTGGCTCCTCGGTGGCGAAGATCATGGTCACCACCGTGGACAGGCCAAGGAACGCCACCGACACCAGGAAGGCGGCCTTGAGGTTGGCGCACGCCTCGCAGCACGCCTTGGTCTGCAGGAACGGGAACCAGGTGTGCCACTTGTCGGTGGACCCCGAGGAGTAGCCCAGGATGTTGCCGATCGCCATCCACGACACGAAGATGGCGTTCGCCGTGCTCGGCCCATGGCTGCCTGCGAGGTCGGCCATGAGCGCGCGCGCAGGTCCCTGCACCGTGTTGTTGGAAAAGTCGAGCAGCCAGAATCCCATGACGAAGAACAAGGCCGCGTGCAGCCGCTTCCCCGTGTAAACCCTGCACATTGTACGTGTCACTGATCGAgagcgtatatatatatatatatatgtatttggAATTAATTTGGATAGATATATGATGGAGTAGCTGCTAGTCTGTGTATATATATTACTTGCAGTCTTCCGTGGTGTCACCGAGAGCGTAACCAATGTCGGAGGAGAAGCCTATGACTATCACCTGTGGATTTTGGATCAAATGATCAGAGCTCTTGATCATGTATGAACCATCAGTAAACTGGTGATTTATAAACGACAATATCGAGACGACGATTCTTCATATGTTTTAGATTAGCTCTCACTGATATACAGATGACGATGCATCCTGTAAAGATGAATGGTCTCCGTCTCCCAAGCTTAGAAGTGCATTTGTCACTGTAGAGGCCGACGCAGGGTTGCACCTGCACAAGGCAATCGAGAGTAACTTAAAATTATATTATCTGATTGTACAAACTAAAATTTCTAAGAACAAGAAATAACTAATAAATGTGTTTTCCAAAACTTAATTTCTTGTTTTGATTAAATTTCAAAATATTGGATACTTTCCCTTTTGGATATATAT contains:
- the LOC8067539 gene encoding sucrose transport protein SUT3; this encodes MAADGTEVSAGGDGGGNKQPQISIVGLFLACMVAGGVQYGWALQLSLLTPYVQTLGIPHALTSVMWLCGPIAGLLVQPCVGLYSDKCTSKLGRRRPFIFTGCIVICISVIVIGFSSDIGYALGDTTEDCKVYTGKRLHAALFFVMGFWLLDFSNNTVQGPARALMADLAGSHGPSTANAIFVSWMAIGNILGYSSGSTDKWHTWFPFLQTKACCEACANLKAAFLVSVAFLGLSTVVTMIFATEEPLDPAAAKQGEDGEPSGPFAVFKGMKNLPPGMPQVLIVTGLTWLSWFPFILFDTDWMGREMYHGKPDGSPTEVANYQEGVRQGAFGLLLNSIVLGVSSFLIEPMCRKLTAKVVWVISSFLVCVAMAMVTVLSSWALGDIGGNVQDAAAVDKGLKGTALAIFVFLGFPFAVLCSVPFAVTAQLAATKGGGQGLCTGVLNISIVLPQMIIAVGSGPWDELFGKGNIPAFGAAAGFAFTAAVAGIIMLPKQPKTSFRSVSMGGGH